A DNA window from Pseudodesulfovibrio thermohalotolerans contains the following coding sequences:
- a CDS encoding thermonuclease family protein, which translates to MLRRNILFPLCPLVLALLAVCLLPGTAVADIKVRFLGVIDGDSLRVEYRGDALEVRLIGVDAPEYRQEYSRKAREFSLRFCYKKTLRLEFDKRRRDRYGRTLAYVYADGLMLNEEIIRAGLAIPVRIKPNTHRYPCFKQAEKEARKKRLGFWSKGGLDMTPAQWRKTHPRR; encoded by the coding sequence ATGTTACGCCGCAATATTCTTTTCCCGCTTTGCCCGCTCGTCCTGGCCCTCCTCGCCGTCTGCCTCCTTCCCGGAACCGCCGTCGCGGACATCAAGGTCCGTTTTCTCGGCGTCATAGACGGCGACTCCCTGCGCGTTGAATACCGGGGCGACGCTCTTGAGGTTCGCCTCATCGGCGTGGACGCCCCGGAATACAGACAGGAATACAGCCGCAAGGCCCGGGAGTTCTCCCTCCGCTTCTGCTACAAGAAGACCCTGCGCCTGGAGTTCGACAAACGGCGGCGGGACCGTTACGGCCGCACCCTGGCCTACGTGTACGCGGACGGCCTCATGCTCAACGAGGAGATTATCCGCGCCGGGCTGGCCATCCCCGTCAGGATCAAGCCGAACACCCACCGCTACCCCTGCTTCAAGCAGGCCGAAAAGGAAGCCCGTAAAAAACGGCTCGGCTTCTGGAGCAAGGGCGGGCTCGACATGACGCCCGCCCAGTGGCGCAAAACCCACCCGAGACGCTAG
- a CDS encoding ABC transporter substrate-binding protein, translating to MKRPIRPRRARGPLLLAFMALAVLLAPGIGRAAQSSQILMLNSYHQGFIWSDEVNGGLVDVLRPRETGITLHREYMDTKRVAFNDIYERQLLNVYAHKYKGVGLDLILATDNAAYEFLCRHHDKLFPGVPVVFGGVNFFQPDQLEGHPLFTGVAEILDMRQTIDCALRLHPGVKTVFVVNDYSCTGKAVRKSLEEQLFGLAPDVVVEFSDDEGLPGVLGQVERLPKDAVVLLAAFNKDCEGRYYGRDEVAQAVSARSRVPVYGIVDADLGHGIVGGMLANGRDQGQAMAQIALHVLSGRSPGAIPVLQGSLVSPKFDYDQLKRFGIKLAGLPEGSTVINRPDSFYREHSSLFLVAVTFGVLQFLIILALILNISRRRRAEKELRKVRSGSRSAPASCGRPKRSCGPFSISPMTPSSFTTARDAFSKSTSE from the coding sequence ATGAAGAGACCGATTCGCCCACGCAGGGCCCGTGGCCCCCTCCTGCTCGCCTTCATGGCGCTGGCGGTCCTGCTCGCGCCCGGGATCGGGCGCGCCGCCCAGTCGAGCCAGATTCTTATGCTCAACTCCTATCATCAGGGGTTCATCTGGAGCGATGAGGTCAACGGCGGACTTGTGGACGTCCTGCGCCCCCGGGAAACGGGCATCACCCTGCACCGGGAATACATGGACACCAAGCGTGTGGCGTTCAACGACATTTACGAGCGTCAGTTGCTGAATGTTTACGCCCACAAGTACAAGGGCGTGGGCCTCGATCTGATTCTGGCCACGGACAACGCGGCCTATGAATTCCTGTGCCGCCATCACGACAAGCTTTTTCCCGGGGTTCCGGTCGTTTTCGGCGGGGTGAACTTTTTTCAGCCCGACCAGCTCGAAGGCCATCCCCTGTTTACGGGCGTGGCCGAGATTCTGGACATGCGCCAGACAATCGACTGCGCCCTGCGCCTCCATCCGGGCGTGAAGACCGTTTTCGTGGTCAACGACTATTCCTGCACCGGCAAGGCCGTTCGCAAGTCCCTCGAAGAACAGCTCTTCGGCCTTGCCCCGGACGTGGTCGTGGAGTTCAGCGATGACGAGGGGCTGCCCGGAGTCCTCGGACAGGTGGAGAGGCTGCCGAAAGACGCCGTGGTCCTGCTCGCCGCCTTCAACAAGGATTGCGAGGGACGGTATTACGGCAGGGACGAGGTGGCGCAGGCGGTCTCGGCCCGGTCCAGGGTGCCGGTCTACGGCATCGTCGATGCGGACCTGGGGCACGGTATCGTGGGCGGCATGTTGGCCAACGGCCGCGACCAGGGCCAGGCCATGGCCCAGATCGCCCTCCACGTGCTGTCCGGGCGCTCGCCGGGCGCGATTCCCGTCCTCCAGGGCAGCTTGGTCAGCCCGAAGTTCGACTACGATCAGCTCAAGCGGTTCGGTATCAAGTTGGCCGGACTTCCGGAGGGGAGCACGGTCATCAACCGGCCTGACTCCTTCTATCGCGAGCATTCCTCGCTGTTCCTGGTCGCCGTCACCTTCGGCGTCCTGCAATTCTTGATAATTCTCGCCCTGATTCTGAATATTTCGCGCAGACGCCGCGCCGAAAAGGAGCTGCGCAAGGTGAGGAGCGGGTCAAGGAGCGCACCAGCGAGCTGCGGGCGTCCGAAGAGGTCATGCGGACCATTTTCGATTTCTCCTATGACGCCATCATCATTCACGACGGCAAGGGACGCATTCTCGAAGTCAACCAGCGAATGA
- a CDS encoding ATP-binding protein — MTSSKFSGRAADPARRRAEEREKLIGLGRRSISKSYYPELRSRLDELEHFRALLDRVNDAILVVDADTGIILDVSGSADTLLDCDPDRLRGLCFSDILPLHIGRFADNLFHNKTRTVRLETEFLSPVSPDRPPVPVDLTLSLVSFRDKRQAIIVARDISERKQNERALKRSHDQLEKRVRERTRELDRANRAKSEFLSTVSHELRTPLTAVLGFAKITGKKLGNSIFPAIEAFADQELRTEMAMVRKNLEIIASEGRRLTMLINDVLDLAKMEAHRVEYDKAPIHPEDFILRTVEATSSLFDDSGLPLRLRIEPGLPMVEGDAGRLMQVMVNLFSNAVKFTSNGNITCTACAADSDVRISVADTGVGIRPECFESIFEEFTQAGQRQADRPAGTGLGLTICKHIVEGHGGRIWVESRVGSGSTFIFTLPVLKNA, encoded by the coding sequence ATGACCTCATCGAAATTTTCAGGCAGAGCCGCTGATCCCGCGCGAAGGCGTGCCGAGGAGCGGGAAAAGCTCATCGGCCTGGGAAGGCGGTCCATCAGCAAGAGCTATTACCCGGAGCTCAGGAGCAGGCTGGACGAGCTTGAGCATTTTCGCGCCCTGCTGGATCGGGTCAACGACGCCATCCTCGTGGTGGACGCGGATACCGGAATTATCCTGGACGTCTCGGGCTCGGCCGACACCCTGCTCGACTGCGACCCGGATCGCCTCCGGGGCCTGTGTTTCAGCGATATCCTGCCGCTTCACATAGGGCGTTTCGCCGACAATCTTTTTCACAACAAGACCAGGACCGTGCGCCTGGAGACCGAGTTTCTCAGCCCGGTCAGTCCGGACAGGCCGCCCGTCCCGGTGGACCTGACCCTCAGCCTGGTCTCCTTCCGGGACAAGCGCCAGGCCATCATCGTGGCCAGGGACATCAGCGAGCGGAAGCAGAACGAGCGGGCCCTCAAGCGCAGCCACGACCAGCTTGAAAAACGCGTTCGCGAACGGACCCGGGAGCTGGACCGCGCCAACAGGGCCAAGTCCGAATTTCTGTCCACTGTTTCCCATGAGTTGCGTACTCCGCTGACCGCCGTGCTCGGCTTTGCCAAGATCACCGGCAAGAAGCTGGGCAATTCCATTTTTCCGGCCATCGAAGCGTTTGCGGATCAGGAACTCAGGACCGAGATGGCGATGGTTCGCAAGAATCTCGAAATCATTGCCAGCGAGGGGCGGCGGCTCACCATGCTCATCAACGACGTCCTCGACCTGGCCAAGATGGAGGCGCATCGCGTCGAATACGACAAGGCGCCCATCCATCCCGAGGATTTCATCCTCAGGACCGTGGAGGCCACTTCGTCCCTGTTCGACGATTCCGGGCTTCCCTTGCGGCTGAGAATCGAGCCCGGCCTGCCCATGGTCGAGGGCGACGCGGGAAGGCTCATGCAGGTGATGGTCAACCTTTTCTCCAATGCGGTGAAGTTCACCTCCAACGGCAATATTACCTGCACGGCGTGCGCCGCCGATAGCGACGTGCGCATCAGCGTGGCTGACACCGGCGTCGGCATCAGGCCGGAATGCTTTGAATCCATTTTCGAGGAATTCACCCAGGCGGGCCAACGTCAGGCCGACCGCCCGGCGGGCACCGGCCTCGGCCTGACCATATGCAAGCACATCGTGGAAGGCCACGGCGGGCGCATTTGGGTCGAAAGCCGGGTGGGGAGCGGCAGCACGTTCATTTTCACCCTGCCGGTCCTGAAGAACGCCTAG
- the ercA gene encoding alcohol dehydrogenase-like regulatory protein ErcA — protein sequence MPGEEHSELRKFVAPEFVFGAGAAMLAGQYAANLSAKKALVVSGPTLESIGWTGLIVDSLTREGVDRAVFTGVSPNPRHEEVMTGAEVYRREGCDAIVAVGGGSPMDCAKAIGIVCTNDRHVLEFEGVDNVDRPGPPLICIPTTAGTAADVSQFCIISDPDRKVKIAIVSKTMVPDVALIDPRLTVTMDETLTAHTGLDALTHAVEAFVSNAASAITDLNALESMRLIRTHLKGAVERPDDMIARTGMMLASTYAGLAFSNAILGAVHAMAHSMGGLLDLPHGLCNAILLDRVIDYNFDSVPEKYRRMGIALGADIPPDVPSGEVRARTVDVVRALKRDVGVTDTLAELGIKPDDLPLLARNALADVCMLTNPKQPSADDLIEIFRQSR from the coding sequence ATGCCCGGCGAGGAACATTCCGAATTGCGGAAGTTCGTGGCCCCGGAGTTCGTCTTCGGCGCCGGCGCGGCCATGCTTGCCGGTCAATACGCCGCAAACCTGTCCGCGAAGAAGGCGCTGGTGGTCAGCGGGCCGACCCTGGAATCCATCGGCTGGACCGGCCTGATCGTGGATTCCCTGACCCGGGAAGGCGTGGACCGCGCCGTGTTTACCGGAGTCTCCCCCAACCCCCGACACGAAGAGGTCATGACCGGCGCGGAGGTCTACCGCCGCGAGGGGTGCGACGCCATCGTGGCCGTGGGCGGCGGTTCGCCCATGGACTGCGCCAAGGCCATCGGCATCGTCTGCACCAACGATCGCCATGTGCTTGAATTCGAGGGCGTGGACAATGTCGACCGTCCCGGCCCGCCGCTTATCTGCATTCCCACCACGGCAGGAACCGCCGCGGACGTCTCCCAGTTCTGCATCATCAGCGACCCGGACCGAAAGGTGAAGATCGCCATCGTCTCCAAGACAATGGTGCCGGATGTGGCCCTCATCGATCCCCGGCTGACCGTGACCATGGACGAAACGCTCACGGCCCATACCGGGCTGGACGCCCTGACCCACGCGGTCGAAGCCTTTGTTTCCAACGCCGCCTCGGCCATCACCGATCTCAACGCCCTGGAGTCCATGCGGCTCATTCGGACGCATCTGAAAGGGGCGGTGGAGCGTCCGGACGACATGATCGCGCGCACCGGCATGATGCTCGCCTCCACTTATGCCGGGCTGGCCTTTTCCAACGCCATTCTCGGCGCGGTGCACGCCATGGCGCACAGTATGGGCGGCCTGCTCGACCTGCCCCACGGCCTGTGCAACGCCATCCTTCTGGATCGCGTCATCGACTACAATTTCGACTCCGTTCCCGAAAAATACCGCCGCATGGGCATCGCCCTGGGCGCGGACATTCCTCCCGACGTCCCGTCCGGGGAGGTCCGGGCGCGTACCGTTGATGTGGTCCGGGCCCTCAAGCGGGACGTGGGCGTGACCGACACTTTGGCGGAGCTGGGCATCAAGCCTGACGATTTGCCCCTGTTGGCCCGCAACGCATTGGCTGACGTCTGCATGTTGACAAACCCCAAACAACCCTCGGCAGATGACCTCATCGAAATTTTCAGGCAGAGCCGCTGA
- a CDS encoding MBL fold metallo-hydrolase, whose amino-acid sequence MELTFLVDNNALVGSQYMAEAGLSMFIEADGRRVLFDTGYSDAFLVNAGRKGIDLLRLDWIALSHGHFDHTWGLDMLVRQYFQAAVNRRPYSRPGLIAHPKALLSKRKAVVAELGMLLGEDRLSRLFDLTLSREPVQLSDSLTTLGEIERTMDFEPESTLGERLEGDGYVPDDLPDDTALAYVSDTGLVVIAGCAHSGICNTVEQARRVTGVDKVRAVLGGFHLQKAGPERLEPTADYLAALDLEGLWCCHCTDLAAKIGLAAKCPVREVGSGLTLTF is encoded by the coding sequence ATGGAACTGACATTTCTGGTGGACAACAACGCGCTGGTGGGCAGCCAATACATGGCCGAGGCCGGGCTTTCCATGTTCATCGAGGCCGACGGGCGGCGGGTGCTGTTCGACACCGGCTATTCGGACGCCTTTCTGGTCAATGCCGGGCGCAAGGGCATCGACCTGTTGCGTCTGGACTGGATAGCCCTTTCCCACGGCCACTTCGATCACACCTGGGGGCTGGATATGCTGGTCCGCCAGTATTTCCAGGCGGCCGTCAACCGGCGTCCGTACAGCCGCCCCGGGCTGATCGCGCACCCCAAGGCGCTGCTTTCCAAGCGCAAGGCAGTAGTGGCGGAGCTGGGTATGCTGCTGGGGGAGGACCGACTGTCCCGGCTGTTCGACCTGACCCTTTCGCGGGAGCCCGTCCAACTGTCGGACTCCCTGACGACCCTGGGCGAAATCGAGCGGACCATGGACTTCGAGCCAGAGTCCACCCTGGGCGAGCGGCTGGAGGGGGACGGCTACGTGCCGGACGACCTTCCGGACGACACGGCCCTGGCTTATGTCTCGGACACCGGCCTGGTGGTCATCGCGGGCTGCGCCCATTCCGGCATCTGCAACACCGTGGAACAGGCCCGGCGGGTCACGGGCGTGGACAAGGTGCGCGCGGTGCTGGGCGGTTTTCATCTGCAAAAGGCCGGCCCCGAGCGGTTGGAGCCCACGGCCGATTACCTGGCGGCCCTGGACCTGGAAGGGCTGTGGTGCTGCCACTGCACGGACCTGGCCGCCAAGATCGGCCTGGCCGCGAAATGCCCGGTCCGCGAAGTGGGCTCGGGCCTGACCCTGACCTTCTAA
- a CDS encoding PAS domain-containing hybrid sensor histidine kinase/response regulator — translation MRTIFDFSYDAIIIHDGKGRILEVNQRMIEMFGLEGMDPAGVSLARDLSSKDTPLRFMAATMREVLEGKAHHLEWRARRYRDGREFDVEVHLSRITYRGETAILANIRDISARKESENVIRQNLVKFEAILENSLMGIAMSVGRKIVTINRRGAEIFGYTPEDIRDNTLNLLLGHYQTEDDFAQAAKAALSERGEFNTEQAFRSKSGSTVWCRMYAKTVDRGDLSKGVIWAWDDVTENRKAQEDLLRTREDAEAANRAKSEFLAAMSHEIRTPMNAIVGMTEITLQTDLSDDQRDYLKTVKDSAQHLLSIINDILDLSKIEARKLELDHVDFDLPFHVRTTIKGLEVQARQKGLDMVLEIDEGVPSCVKGDPLSLRQVLVNLAGNAVKFTHRGAISIRVRPAFGPGPDPERTVGVTFAVEDTGIGIPREFLESIFQSFSQTTRAFGGTGLGLAICKQLISLMGGAIQVESTVGKGSVFSFTAWFEPGFSCPMPADDVPQRPESPVRPVRVLVAEDNDVNVMVTTLKLEDLGYTYSVAKTGLEVLDLLKREPFDLILMDIEMPVLDGISTTKAIRSAVPGGPIPDPNIPIIGVTAHALKEFRDKSLDAGMDDYVAKPVDFHELSVIINRLIGAVPAPPPPASGSGPAETEALDALPAWTPDSAMEHLGVDEAIFADFLVTARIELNLLLDELGQALGSGAVSKAEELAYTARSVCTAIGANAAALAAGTLSSACHGDGTAEAAFERFREEVGNLMKVMD, via the coding sequence ATGCGGACCATTTTCGATTTCTCCTATGACGCCATCATCATTCACGACGGCAAGGGACGCATTCTCGAAGTCAACCAGCGAATGATCGAGATGTTCGGCCTGGAAGGCATGGACCCGGCGGGCGTGTCCCTGGCAAGGGACCTTTCCAGCAAGGATACCCCGCTGCGTTTCATGGCCGCCACCATGCGCGAGGTCCTCGAAGGCAAGGCGCACCACCTGGAGTGGCGGGCGCGCCGCTACCGGGACGGTCGGGAGTTCGACGTGGAGGTCCACCTGTCCCGCATCACCTACCGGGGCGAGACGGCCATCCTCGCGAACATCCGCGACATTTCGGCCCGCAAGGAGTCCGAGAACGTCATCCGGCAGAACCTGGTCAAGTTCGAGGCCATCCTGGAAAATTCGCTCATGGGCATCGCCATGAGCGTGGGCCGCAAGATCGTGACCATCAACCGGCGGGGCGCGGAAATATTCGGCTACACGCCCGAAGACATTCGCGACAACACCCTGAATCTGCTGCTTGGCCATTATCAGACCGAAGACGACTTCGCCCAGGCCGCCAAGGCCGCCCTGTCCGAACGCGGGGAGTTCAACACGGAGCAGGCATTCCGGAGCAAGAGCGGCTCAACGGTCTGGTGCCGCATGTACGCCAAGACCGTGGACCGCGGCGATCTGTCCAAGGGCGTCATCTGGGCCTGGGACGACGTCACCGAGAACCGCAAGGCGCAGGAGGACCTGCTTCGCACCCGCGAGGACGCCGAGGCCGCCAACCGGGCAAAATCGGAGTTCCTGGCCGCCATGAGCCACGAAATCCGAACTCCCATGAACGCCATAGTGGGCATGACCGAGATCACCCTGCAGACCGACCTGTCCGACGATCAGCGGGACTATCTCAAGACGGTCAAGGACTCGGCTCAGCATCTTCTTTCCATCATCAACGACATCCTCGACCTGTCCAAGATCGAGGCGCGCAAGCTTGAGCTGGACCACGTGGACTTCGACCTGCCCTTCCACGTGCGCACGACCATCAAGGGACTGGAGGTCCAGGCCCGGCAAAAGGGGCTGGACATGGTCCTCGAAATCGACGAGGGCGTGCCGAGCTGCGTCAAGGGCGATCCCCTGTCCCTGAGGCAGGTGCTCGTCAATCTGGCGGGCAACGCCGTGAAGTTCACCCACCGGGGAGCCATTTCCATTCGCGTCCGGCCGGCCTTCGGCCCCGGCCCGGACCCGGAGCGGACAGTGGGCGTGACCTTCGCCGTGGAGGACACGGGCATCGGCATTCCGCGCGAGTTCCTGGAATCCATCTTCCAGAGCTTCTCCCAGACCACCCGCGCCTTCGGGGGCACGGGCCTTGGGCTGGCCATCTGCAAGCAGCTCATCAGCCTCATGGGCGGTGCCATCCAGGTGGAGTCCACCGTGGGCAAGGGGAGTGTCTTTTCCTTCACGGCCTGGTTCGAGCCGGGCTTCTCCTGCCCCATGCCCGCCGATGATGTCCCGCAGCGGCCCGAGTCCCCGGTCCGGCCCGTTCGCGTGCTGGTGGCCGAGGACAACGACGTCAACGTCATGGTCACCACCCTCAAGCTTGAGGATCTGGGCTACACCTATTCCGTGGCCAAGACCGGCCTCGAAGTCCTGGACCTGCTCAAGCGCGAACCTTTCGACCTCATTCTCATGGACATCGAAATGCCGGTCCTGGACGGTATCTCCACCACCAAGGCCATTCGCTCCGCCGTGCCGGGCGGCCCCATCCCGGACCCGAATATACCGATTATCGGGGTCACGGCTCACGCCCTGAAGGAGTTCCGGGACAAAAGCCTCGACGCGGGCATGGACGATTATGTGGCGAAGCCCGTGGATTTTCACGAGCTGTCCGTAATCATAAACCGGCTTATCGGAGCTGTCCCCGCGCCGCCTCCTCCCGCCTCCGGTTCCGGTCCCGCCGAGACCGAGGCCCTGGACGCGCTGCCCGCCTGGACGCCGGATTCAGCCATGGAGCATCTGGGCGTGGACGAGGCCATTTTCGCCGATTTCCTGGTCACGGCCCGGATCGAGCTCAACCTTCTGCTCGACGAATTGGGGCAGGCCCTTGGTTCCGGCGCGGTGTCCAAGGCCGAGGAACTGGCCTACACGGCCCGGTCCGTATGCACCGCCATCGGGGCCAATGCGGCGGCCCTGGCCGCGGGCACTCTGTCTTCGGCCTGCCACGGCGACGGCACTGCCGAGGCCGCTTTCGAGCGGTTCCGCGAGGAAGTCGGAAATCTTATGAAAGTCATGGACTAA